From Nicotiana tabacum cultivar K326 chromosome 15, ASM71507v2, whole genome shotgun sequence, the proteins below share one genomic window:
- the LOC107810632 gene encoding dehydration-responsive element-binding protein 1A-like: MNNSSTSIRVAVSDEEHINILALRKPKKRAGRKKFKETRHPVYRGVRRRNNDKWVCELREPSKQKRIWLGSYPTAEMAARAHDVAALALRGQLATLNFADSAWRLQVPASKDPKDLRQAAAKAAEVFWPGEEADVNSRGAANTGNGNEEMKVASQEENAAYNCTQNIVTAENVLYSNSCSEVGMLGTQEWQAYMEERSLLSPNPCCLGSCFSWDDDMESDVEVSLWSYSV; the protein is encoded by the coding sequence ATGAATAATTCAAGCACTTCAATTAGAGTGGCAGTTTCCGATGAAGAACATATCAATATATTAGCGTTGAGGAAACCCAAGAAGCGAGCGGGAAGGAAGAAGTTCAAAGAAACTCGGCACCCAGTGTACAGGGGAGTGAGAAGGAGGAACAACGACAAGTGGGTTTGCGAACTGCGCGAGCCCAGCAAACAGAAGCGAATATGGTTGGGAAGTTACCCAACCGCAGAAATGGCTGCGCGCGCTCATGACGTAGCTGCATTGGCACTTAGAGGACAGCTGGCCACTTTAAACTTCGCAGACTCCGCTTGGCGGTTGCAAGTGCCGGCATCAAAGGATCCCAAGGACTTGCGCCAAGCGGCTGCAAAAGCAGCAGAGGTGTTCTGGCCAGGAGAGGAAGCTGATGTTAATTCTAGAGGAGCCGCTAATACTGGCAATGGCAATGAGGAAATGAAGGTGGCATCACAAGAAGAGAACGCAGCGTATAATTGCACGCAGAATATTGTGACTGCAGAAAATGTTTTGTATAGCAACTCATGCAGTGAAGTGGGAATGCTAGGGACGCAAGAATGGCAGGCATACATGGAAGAAAGGAGTTTGTTATCACCAAATCCTTGCTGTTTAGGGAGTTGTTTCAGCtgggatgatgatatggaaagtGATGTTGAGGTGTCCTTGTGGAGTTATTCTGTTTGA